The Rhodothermales bacterium genome segment AACGCCTCATCGCCGAACTGCAGGACAGCCGCGTGCTGCCGGGCGATCACGACCGCATCGAGGGGCACGAGGCTATTTCGGGGGTGATCCACATCGACCAGAGCCCCATCGGGCGCTCATCCCGCAGCAATCCGGCCACCTACATCGGCATCTACGACCACATCCGCAAGCTCTTCGCCACGGTCGACAAGGCAAAGAAGCGTGGCTATACGGCCTCCCGATTCAGCTTCAACGTGAAAGGCGGTCGCTGCGAACAATGCGCCGGCGAGGGGTCGATCACAACGAAGCTCTCCTTCATGCCCGACGTGGAGGTACAGTGCCCCACGTGCAAGGGCGCCCGCTACGACGCCCACACGCTGGAAATCCTGTGGAACGGCAAAAGCATCGCGGACGTGCTCGATATGTCCATCGAGGACGGTGTCGCCTTCTTCGCCGGCCAGAAGGCCATCGCGCGGAAGCTCGAGGTGTTAAACGACCTCGGGTTGGGCTACCTGAAGATCGGCCATCCCGCCCCCATCCTCTCCGGCGGCGAGGCGCAACGCGTCAAGCTCGCCGGCGAACTCAGCAAGATGAAGCGCGGCCAGCACCTCCTCTACATCCTCGACGAACCCACGACCGGGCTGCACTTCGCCGATATCGACCGATTGCTGGATTCGCTGAATCGGCTCGTCGACGCCGGCCACAGCGTAGTCGTCATCGAGCACAACCTGGAGGTGATCAAGACAGCGGACTGGATCATCGACATGGGTCCGGAAGGAGGGCATAAGGGCGGGCAGGTACTGGCGACGGGCCGGCCGGAGGACGTGGCCGGCGTCGAGGCGAGCCAGACCGGGCGGTTTTTGAAACCGTTGCTGAGGTAGCGACCTGCACATGCACAAGCGGGTCCTGGACTTACGCACATACCGCATCGGCACTGCGGCAACTCGGTGCACTGAACAAGCGTACAAGTTCGGCAGCCAGAAAAAATGGTCTAAGGTCATGACACAACGTCTCAGAGAAGCGATCGACGCACTCCTTTCCCTGGAGGACATGCCTGAAGAACAGCAACAACACATTGCTGCCGGTGTCATGGAACTCGTTGAATCGGCACAAAACGCGCCGGCGGATGAATGGGGTCCGGCGTGGTGCAACCTTACCCGAGACGAACGACTGGCTGATTTTCGAGCCTGGATGGCGACCAAAACCGAAGGAGTCGGCTTACCCGAAGAGGCATGGCGTAGGGAGAATATCTACGACTGATGGCGACCTATCTGCTCGACACCAACATCTTGCTTCGCGTCGACGACGCCCTCGCCGAGCAAAGTACCCAGGCTCGTCTGGCTATCGAGACGTTGATAACTCAGGATCACGTCTGTTGTATCACGCCGCAGGTCATCGGTGAGTATTATTCTGTCGCCACAAGGCCAGTAGCTTCCAATGGGTTTGGCTGGAGTGCCGAAAAGGGCCGGCGCGAACGCGACAACTGGCTCTCCCGGTATCCCCTTCTCAATGAGAACGCAGAAATCTTCCCCCTCTGGATGCAGCTCATTGATCAGCATGGACGCACCGGACGGAGAATTTTCGATCTCAGGCTTCTTGCCGTCATGCGTGCCCATCACATAATGCGCTTGCTTACGTTCGATGTGGAGGATTTTCCGTTGGTTGCCGGATGCACGATCGTGCACCCGAAAGAGGTTCGCGTCCAGTAGTTTCGAGCGACTTCCGTGATCGGACCTGATTCCTGGCCGGCCACAGCGTAGTCGTCATCGAGCACAACCTGGAGGTGATCAAAACGGCGGACTGGATCATCGACCTGGGTCCGGAGAGCGGGCAGGTGCTGGCGACGGACCAGCCGGAGGAGGTGGCCAGCGTCGAGGCGAGCCAGACGGGGCGGTTGTTGAGATTGGTGCTGGGTATGGGCACAGGGTAGTGGCCGTGGCAAGAATGAGGACCAGTCCCGTTTTGACTCAGTAATGGAATTTCGTACTTGCTGATGGAACGCGAAGTCCCCTCCCCAGAGATTTCGCCGTTCGCTTCTCCTATCGAACTCCATATAAAAACTGACCTGTAACGTGGTCGTACCGGAGATCAAGGTTGAAGTGTTTCGTGGCGTGTTGCTTAGATGACCATATTTTTCAGAACAAATCCATACTCCTCCGAGGCAAAGAAGCGAGACTTCGTCCTTCGCCCCACTGTACCCAAGAGGCTTTCCATCAATGGAAGAACCCGCAATCTACGCTACCAATGAATATTGATGTCACTCTCCATCCGATACACCACGTTGCACTAGTTCTTCTTTGATATACCGTTGAACATCATGCATCGTCTCAAGCAGACGTTTGCGTATCTCAAGTACATTGGCTTCCGT includes the following:
- a CDS encoding type II toxin-antitoxin system VapC family toxin; amino-acid sequence: MATYLLDTNILLRVDDALAEQSTQARLAIETLITQDHVCCITPQVIGEYYSVATRPVASNGFGWSAEKGRRERDNWLSRYPLLNENAEIFPLWMQLIDQHGRTGRRIFDLRLLAVMRAHHIMRLLTFDVEDFPLVAGCTIVHPKEVRVQ